A stretch of the Amycolatopsis sp. BJA-103 genome encodes the following:
- a CDS encoding TetR/AcrR family transcriptional regulator, translating to MTTRGEATKQKLFEATLRLSASRGLVGLTVDDIAAEAKVAKGTVYYNFGSKDGLVDALLRYGVGVLADRLRTATGDGDPMDVIESQVDGALEFIAEYPGFSQILVSEMWRTPGTWHETLTLLREEIISIVREQLHRLDAAGRLPDGVQIQTAAAGLFGTMLVVALDWQVFQPKRTRADVRESVMVLIRGLGR from the coding sequence GTGACCACCCGGGGTGAGGCGACGAAGCAGAAGTTGTTCGAGGCGACGCTGCGGCTGTCCGCCAGCCGCGGCCTCGTCGGGCTGACGGTGGACGACATCGCGGCCGAGGCGAAGGTCGCCAAGGGCACCGTCTACTACAACTTCGGCAGCAAAGACGGTCTCGTCGACGCACTGCTGCGCTACGGCGTCGGCGTGCTCGCGGACCGCCTGCGCACGGCCACCGGCGACGGCGACCCGATGGACGTCATCGAGTCCCAAGTGGACGGTGCGCTGGAGTTCATCGCCGAATACCCCGGCTTCTCACAGATCTTGGTGAGCGAGATGTGGCGCACGCCCGGCACCTGGCACGAGACGCTGACGTTGCTGCGCGAGGAGATCATCTCGATCGTGCGGGAACAACTCCACCGGCTGGACGCCGCCGGGCGACTGCCCGACGGCGTCCAGATCCAGACGGCCGCGGCCGGATTGTTCGGCACGATGCTGGTGGTCGCGCTGGACTGGCAGGTGTTCCAGCCGAAACGGACGCGGGCCGACGTCCGGGAATCGGTGATGGTGCTGATCCGGGGCCTCGGCCGCTAG